DNA sequence from the Anaerolineae bacterium genome:
GCGAGCGCCGGCGGGGATGATCTCGCGCAGAGGCGGACAGCCGATCGGATGCCGCATAGCATCCAGCAGTGCCGTCCGCTCGTCTGGCAGGCCGGGCGTCTCCACCGGCGTGATCACCTGCACCGGCACATCGTCCGGCAGGTCAATCTCCAGTTCTCCGCGCCCATAGGCGATTGCCACACGCATAGTTTTCCTCCCGGCCTGAGGACACAGCCCACGGCCGTTGCGCTATCATTCAAGGTACTATTCTACAAGTTGGAGATAGTGTGCTCATGAGTCGAGTGACCCCATCCCCGAACCCCTTCCCCGCCGGCGGGGAAGGGGCCAGGGGGTAGGGGTGATACCCCTGGCCCCCTCTACTATAGGGGTCCAAGGGAGCTTTCACTGAAACTCATCTTCAAACCCTGGCGCGATCGCGAGCCAGGCCCTTTCTCCCCCACTATTCTACCATGCTCTGCGGGAGAGACAAACAGGTGACACAAACAGGTGACAGTCACCATACAGGTGACTGTCACCTGAAGTGCCACCGGGAACGACTAAGCTACAGCTCCAGCCGGCTCCAGGCCTCGCGCCACACGCGCTTGGTATTCGCCAGGACCACCTCCGAAAGCTCTCCCTTCATCGGCTTCACCTCAAAGGCCACGACGGGCAGGTCTCCCTTCGGATGTTCCTGGAGATACCCCACCTGGAACAGCGCTTTCAGGAAAGCTGTCAGCTCAGGAACATCGTTCTCGCCGTCGGGGATGCCGAAGCGCGGATGCTGGTCGCCGTAGGAAGGATGGTTCGGGTTGCGCAGTTGGCAGTTGCCCACGTGCACGTGCACCAGGTGCGGCTTCAGGATGGACAGCCCTTCCAGCGCGTCCTCGCGGAGCTGAGGGACGTGGCTCAAGTCATACATCAGGCCGAAGTTGTCGTACTGCGCTTTCACCCGCTCGGCATAGCGCGCCGCCAACCGCGCCGGCCCAATCAGAGCGCGCTTCTCCACGTCATAATCGAAGGTCTCGCAGATCAGGAACACGCCCTTGCGTTTGCCGTACTCGCACAGCTCCAGCGTGGAATCCACCAACAGGTCCAGGGCGCGCTCGCGCTGGGCCTCGCCGGGGTCCTTGCCGCTCAAGAACGCCACCCGCCCGATGCCCAGCTCGACCGCTTCATCAATGGCCGCCCTCATCAGGTCCACCGCTTTGCTCCGTTCCGCCTCCTCGGGATGGTTCAGGTCCAGCTTGTTCGTGAGGAGCATGGGCTGGGCGCCGAAGCCCAGGGCCATGTGCGAGGCGGCGAGGATGCCGGCCGCCTGCCGGCGCGCCTCCGGGTCCGCGATATGGGTGATCTCCATGGCGCCGAAGAAGTCATCC
Encoded proteins:
- a CDS encoding sugar phosphate isomerase/epimerase codes for the protein MDRGWDGICKVGIVQFMIFPEVMRGEGSVVETITKIAADDFFGAMEITHIADPEARRQAAGILAASHMALGFGAQPMLLTNKLDLNHPEEAERSKAVDLMRAAIDEAVELGIGRVAFLSGKDPGEAQRERALDLLVDSTLELCEYGKRKGVFLICETFDYDVEKRALIGPARLAARYAERVKAQYDNFGLMYDLSHVPQLREDALEGLSILKPHLVHVHVGNCQLRNPNHPSYGDQHPRFGIPDGENDVPELTAFLKALFQVGYLQEHPKGDLPVVAFEVKPMKGELSEVVLANTKRVWREAWSRLEL